One Lentibacillus cibarius DNA window includes the following coding sequences:
- a CDS encoding glycoside hydrolase family 1 protein has protein sequence MTLSYQFPKDFWWGSATSATQIEGAASEGGKGKNIWDHWYETEPNRFFDNVGPETTSDFYHRYKEDIQRMKEIGHNTFRFSISWARLIPGGRGETNEEAVTFYNNVIDELLANGIEPFVNLFHFDMPLELQEEGGWENRDVVDAFEQYADECFRLFGDRVSKWFTFNEPIVPVEGGYLYDFHYPNIVDAKRAFQVAYNTMIGHAKAVEAFRKHDIKDGQIGIILNLTPSYPRSQNPADLKASKIADLFFNRSFLDPAVLGEYPQELINLLEEYGHLPQTKKGDSDLLKSNTADILGVNYYQPRRVKAKESMPNPYSPFMPDWFFDMYEMPGRRMNPYRGWEIYEKGVYDIMMNLKVNYGNIPSFISENGMGVQNEERFIENGEIQDDYRIDFIREHLKWLHQAIEEGANAKGYHLWSFMDNWSWMNAYKNRYGFFSVDLETKERTAKKSAHWMKSVAENNGF, from the coding sequence ATGACACTATCATATCAATTTCCTAAGGACTTTTGGTGGGGAAGCGCGACTTCAGCTACACAAATCGAAGGGGCTGCATCAGAAGGAGGTAAGGGTAAGAACATTTGGGACCATTGGTATGAAACGGAACCTAATCGTTTCTTTGATAATGTGGGACCGGAAACGACGTCTGATTTCTATCATCGCTATAAAGAAGATATTCAAAGAATGAAAGAAATTGGTCATAATACATTCCGTTTCTCAATCTCATGGGCAAGACTGATTCCGGGTGGACGCGGTGAAACTAACGAGGAAGCTGTGACATTTTATAACAATGTGATTGATGAACTTCTCGCCAACGGTATTGAACCTTTCGTTAATTTGTTTCATTTCGATATGCCATTGGAATTGCAAGAAGAAGGTGGATGGGAAAACAGAGATGTGGTAGATGCCTTTGAGCAATATGCGGATGAATGCTTCCGACTATTCGGTGACCGCGTATCAAAATGGTTCACATTTAACGAACCTATCGTACCAGTCGAAGGTGGCTATTTGTATGACTTTCATTATCCGAATATTGTTGATGCCAAGCGCGCCTTCCAGGTTGCCTATAACACGATGATCGGGCATGCTAAAGCAGTTGAAGCATTCAGAAAGCACGACATAAAAGATGGTCAGATTGGTATCATCCTGAATTTGACACCGTCATACCCGAGAAGCCAGAATCCAGCTGATTTGAAGGCCTCAAAAATTGCGGATTTATTTTTTAACCGAAGCTTTTTGGATCCGGCTGTTTTGGGTGAATATCCGCAGGAGCTGATCAATCTTTTGGAGGAATATGGACATCTGCCACAAACCAAAAAAGGTGACTCAGACTTATTGAAATCCAATACAGCGGACATTCTTGGTGTTAACTACTATCAGCCACGCCGAGTTAAAGCAAAAGAAAGTATGCCCAATCCGTATAGTCCGTTTATGCCGGACTGGTTTTTCGACATGTATGAGATGCCCGGACGGAGAATGAACCCGTATCGCGGCTGGGAAATCTATGAAAAAGGCGTCTATGACATTATGATGAACTTAAAAGTAAACTACGGCAATATTCCATCATTTATATCTGAAAATGGTATGGGTGTGCAAAACGAGGAGCGGTTTATTGAAAATGGCGAAATTCAGGATGACTATCGGATTGATTTTATCCGGGAACATTTAAAATGGCTCCATCAAGCAATTGAAGAGGGGGCAAACGCAAAAGGATACCACCTGTGGTCTTTCATGGATAACTGGTCATGGATGAACGCATATAAGAACCGATACGGATTTTTCTCAGTTGATTTGGAAACGAAAGAGCGAACAGCAAAGAAAAGTGCTCATTGGATGAAGTCTGTTGCCGAAAATAATGGGTTTTAA
- the manA gene encoding mannose-6-phosphate isomerase, class I, with protein sequence MYSEPIFLQPVFQERIWGGQKLQADFNYAIPSDHTGEAWGISAHPNGPNLIENGPLKGKTLRQAWNEYGELFNRKADNNEDYPLLVKILDAKTDLSVQVHPDDSYAREVENQPYGKTECWYVLSAEPDAELVLGHHAKTREELDQLLAAGEWDKLLKRVKVKAGDFVHVPSGTIHAIGSGIVILETQQSSDITYRVYDYDRTDAEGNKRELHLDKAADVTTILDQPAVANQFDLVTEGDLTIKRLVEDPYFTVEHWELGGTVKRELTSDFLQVSVVEGNGKIVVGDAAFDLEKGTNFIVPNTVKGYKLTGEASFIVSWV encoded by the coding sequence GTGTACAGTGAACCGATTTTTTTGCAACCTGTGTTTCAGGAACGTATATGGGGTGGGCAGAAGCTGCAAGCGGATTTTAATTATGCTATTCCATCTGATCATACTGGGGAAGCTTGGGGAATTTCCGCGCATCCGAATGGACCGAATCTAATCGAAAACGGTCCGCTGAAAGGAAAAACGTTAAGGCAGGCTTGGAACGAATACGGGGAACTATTTAATCGAAAAGCGGATAATAATGAAGATTATCCATTACTTGTTAAGATTTTAGATGCTAAAACGGATTTATCTGTTCAGGTCCACCCGGATGATTCATACGCCCGTGAGGTTGAAAATCAGCCGTATGGCAAGACAGAGTGCTGGTATGTCTTAAGCGCTGAACCGGATGCTGAACTCGTTCTTGGTCATCATGCTAAGACAAGGGAAGAACTGGATCAACTGCTGGCTGCCGGTGAGTGGGACAAGCTCTTAAAGCGTGTAAAGGTAAAAGCCGGTGATTTTGTTCATGTGCCAAGTGGTACGATTCATGCGATTGGCAGCGGCATTGTGATTTTGGAGACCCAGCAAAGTTCTGATATTACGTATCGCGTTTATGATTATGACCGGACAGATGCTGAAGGGAACAAGCGTGAACTGCACCTTGATAAAGCTGCGGACGTTACAACAATTCTGGATCAGCCTGCTGTTGCAAATCAGTTTGACCTCGTCACAGAAGGCGATTTGACGATAAAACGTTTGGTTGAAGATCCATATTTCACGGTGGAGCACTGGGAGTTGGGTGGAACTGTAAAGCGTGAATTAACGAGCGATTTTCTGCAGGTTAGTGTTGTGGAGGGAAATGGAAAGATTGTGGTTGGTGATGCGGCGTTCGACCTTGAAAAAGGCACAAACTTTATCGTGCCAAATACTGTAAAGGGTTATAAACTTACCGGTGAGGCCTCGTTTATTGTTTCATGGGTGTGA
- a CDS encoding PTS sugar transporter subunit IIB: protein MKQILLACASGMSTSLLVKKMEEEAENRGIDVKIWAVAQDKAVKELGNADVLLIGPQMRFMKKKYSKTAEEKGTPLDVIDPVAYGRVDGKAVLDHALKLIDG, encoded by the coding sequence ATGAAACAAATTTTATTGGCATGCGCATCTGGAATGTCTACGAGTTTATTAGTTAAAAAAATGGAGGAAGAAGCGGAAAACAGGGGAATCGACGTTAAAATATGGGCGGTCGCTCAGGACAAAGCTGTTAAGGAACTGGGAAATGCTGATGTTCTGTTGATTGGCCCCCAAATGCGGTTTATGAAGAAAAAATATTCAAAGACTGCTGAAGAAAAAGGTACACCGCTCGATGTTATCGACCCTGTTGCATACGGTCGTGTAGATGGCAAAGCTGTTCTTGATCATGCACTTAAGTTGATTGATGGCTAA
- a CDS encoding GNAT family N-acetyltransferase gives MNPIPLYMTHDLSRLPDYRLPDGYHFRIFSYDSDVKHWTKIVTETGEFASETQALQRFDREFKPYLNEVKKRIIFIETHDGQIAGTAAAWFGEWNQTTIGRLHWVEIKPAYQRKKLGKPLVAKAMQLLHHYHQTAFLKTNPGDQPRRPLYLSPIQIQTRH, from the coding sequence ATGAATCCAATTCCTTTATATATGACACATGACTTAAGCAGGCTGCCAGATTATCGGCTACCGGACGGTTATCACTTCCGGATTTTTTCGTATGATTCCGACGTAAAACATTGGACAAAAATTGTAACTGAAACCGGTGAGTTCGCGAGCGAAACACAAGCTCTTCAGCGATTTGATCGTGAATTCAAACCTTATTTAAATGAGGTTAAAAAACGTATTATTTTTATCGAAACGCATGACGGCCAAATTGCCGGCACAGCTGCAGCCTGGTTTGGTGAATGGAATCAAACCACCATCGGCCGGCTGCACTGGGTAGAAATAAAACCTGCATACCAAAGGAAAAAACTCGGCAAACCGCTTGTCGCCAAAGCCATGCAATTACTCCACCATTACCATCAAACAGCCTTTTTAAAAACCAACCCAGGCGACCAGCCTCGCCGCCCTCTCTATTTATCACCAATTCAGATTCAAACCCGTCATTAA
- a CDS encoding PTS lactose/cellobiose transporter subunit IIA, with translation MTANNITEIAFQIILYAGNGKSNAMEAIQEAKEGNFAKSDDLIEAAGEELNKAHDYQTKLLQGEANGEESPLNLMLVHSQDHLMTSMTVRDLAVELVEIYRNK, from the coding sequence GTGACAGCAAATAATATTACCGAAATTGCTTTTCAAATTATTCTTTATGCTGGCAATGGCAAGTCCAATGCAATGGAAGCCATACAGGAAGCAAAGGAGGGGAACTTTGCAAAATCGGATGATCTGATAGAAGCGGCCGGTGAGGAGCTTAATAAAGCGCACGATTACCAAACGAAATTGCTCCAGGGTGAGGCTAATGGTGAGGAGTCGCCACTAAACCTCATGCTGGTGCATTCCCAGGACCATCTCATGACTTCCATGACAGTTCGGGATCTCGCAGTTGAACTCGTAGAAATTTACCGAAATAAATAG
- the celB gene encoding PTS cellobiose transporter subunit IIC: MNSNKLMDMLENFLMPIAEKLNNNRHLTALRDGFMIALPLIIFGSIFVVLANLPFLDMLIGEEAYATYQDALGPASAATLSIMGTFVIIGIGTKLTESYGIEGIFGGVAAFASFLILTPQTVEDVSGVIPTAVLGAEGMFVGIFTAFLAAELYRFFVQKNLTIKMPAGVPDAVSRSFSALIPITLTLSAFLVIRIIFSYTPFETVQNLIYTVIQEPLTALGSGLPATIIAVLLIQLFWFFGLHGQILINSVFDPIWYALNDENLQAFQAGTELPNIVTKQFIDTFLVGMGGSGMTLAVVIGIFLIGRSRQLKELGKLGGPPGIFNVNEPIIFGLPIIMNPLALIPWLLAPVVITLTTYFAMATGLVPKPAGIIVPWTTPIGISGFMATGNAWQGAVLQFFNMAVVFLIWWPFLKILDKSYYESEKKEGNE; this comes from the coding sequence ATGAACAGCAACAAACTCATGGATATGCTTGAGAACTTTTTGATGCCGATTGCGGAAAAGTTGAACAATAACCGTCATTTAACAGCCTTGCGCGATGGTTTTATGATTGCATTGCCACTAATTATTTTTGGATCAATTTTTGTCGTGCTGGCTAATTTACCATTTTTGGATATGTTGATAGGCGAAGAGGCTTATGCTACCTATCAGGACGCACTGGGGCCAGCATCGGCTGCAACACTTAGTATCATGGGTACATTTGTTATTATTGGTATTGGTACGAAACTAACAGAGTCATATGGGATTGAAGGAATCTTTGGCGGTGTGGCAGCATTTGCGTCATTTCTTATTCTGACACCGCAGACGGTTGAAGACGTGTCAGGGGTTATCCCAACGGCTGTACTCGGCGCGGAGGGGATGTTTGTAGGTATATTCACGGCGTTCCTTGCTGCAGAATTATACCGGTTCTTTGTCCAAAAGAATTTGACCATTAAAATGCCTGCAGGTGTACCGGACGCCGTATCCCGCTCATTTAGTGCATTAATTCCGATCACACTAACGTTAAGTGCATTTTTAGTTATACGGATTATATTCAGTTATACACCATTTGAGACCGTTCAAAACCTTATTTATACCGTTATCCAAGAACCGTTGACTGCTTTGGGAAGCGGATTGCCGGCTACTATTATTGCTGTGCTTTTGATTCAACTGTTTTGGTTCTTTGGTCTACATGGACAAATTTTAATCAATTCGGTGTTTGACCCAATCTGGTATGCGCTTAATGATGAGAACCTTCAAGCCTTTCAGGCTGGAACAGAGCTGCCGAATATTGTGACAAAACAGTTTATTGATACATTCCTAGTCGGTATGGGCGGCTCGGGTATGACACTTGCAGTTGTAATCGGTATATTCCTGATTGGACGAAGCCGGCAGCTGAAAGAACTTGGCAAATTGGGTGGTCCCCCAGGTATCTTTAACGTTAACGAACCAATTATTTTTGGACTGCCTATCATCATGAATCCGTTGGCACTTATTCCTTGGCTCTTAGCGCCGGTAGTTATTACACTTACCACGTATTTTGCAATGGCAACAGGACTGGTGCCAAAACCGGCCGGTATCATCGTTCCGTGGACAACGCCAATCGGAATCAGTGGTTTTATGGCAACAGGAAATGCTTGGCAAGGGGCAGTTCTGCAGTTCTTTAATATGGCAGTCGTTTTCTTAATATGGTGGCCGTTCCTGAAAATCCTTGATAAAAGTTACTACGAATCAGAGAAAAAGGAAGGAAATGAATAA